In the genome of Magnolia sinica isolate HGM2019 chromosome 2, MsV1, whole genome shotgun sequence, one region contains:
- the LOC131237362 gene encoding uncharacterized protein LOC131237362 isoform X2, whose translation MAALKRAYADIILNTAKEAATRILVSERKSLRFQQELFAAKEEALNMLLRLKQVMDSKIAEVERECLCQKRKVQELEVHLNKAEETVKDLRTELKIVHDELESMKNNLAKPMDEETAKCHCDVRDNACRGKKMYTYDSIMCGLVSRPKLVSTFDSRDTSQNWSSADDCRRMPPFEDATTHTEPSNAASPSKDYCASNPDLPSIIMRSKEPAESYKNGFTQRIHASEQNLLSGKLPPPGQTNDRCESVVGEDGTAKKICTVDSPKVENAEVLVENSTGSKEMVQHDSSSDRGRVVTFFRRSSLRKQRSRCNQIEATTTWGTLPAQVMENRELSNVYSCSESSPCSQGNATEFEANLSSMTREEAHNGFDSHFAPEDSKNSQNRSDGEIIVTGSVENATDKLKLLTEESLLTRQDSKVADASDVSVCKVNLETVDVPLMNSDLKDEKLCKIVGAPTQAANDRLLKYTFRRKRKREPLGIHKDEIVIEKKNPSKRRTADKRTAVLETQKPTQVMGSSRDSRRLVQVARQLISLSGKRW comes from the exons ATGGCTGCTTTAAAGAGGGCATATGCGGATATTATCCTCAACACAGCAAAAGAGGCAGCAACCCGTATTCTGGTTTCAGAGCGCAAGTCTCTTCGATTCCAGCAAGAACTTTTTGCTGCCAAGGAAGAGGCTCTCAACATGCTCCTACGTCTCAAGCAAGTTATGGATTCCAAG ATTGCTGAGGTGGAAAGGGAATGCTTATGTCAGAAAAGAAAGGTTCAAGAGCTTGAAGTTCACCTCAACAAAGCAGAAGAGACAGTAAAAGACCTCAGAACCGAGCTAAAAATAGTGCATGATGAACTggagagcatgaaaaataacctGGCAAAGCCAATGGACGAAGAAACTGCGAAGTGCCATTGTGATGTCCGCGACAATGCATGCCGGGGGAAGAAAATGTATACTTATGATTCAATCATGTGTGGTCTTGTTTCAAGACCCAAACTTGTGTCAACTTTCGACAGCAGGGATACATCGCAAAATTGGTCAAGTGCAGATGATTGTCGTCGCATGCCTCCTTTTGAAGATGCAACAACACATACTGAACCCTCGAATGCTGCATCACCCTCAAAGGATTATTGTGCTAGCAACCCTGATTTGCCATCCATAATTATGAGAAGCAAAGAACCTGCTGAGTCGTACAAAAATGGATTTACCCAGAGAATTCATGCATCAGAACAGAACCTGCTTTCAGGGAAACTACCTCCTCCTGGGCAAACCAATGATAGATGTGAATCGGTAGTTGGAGAGGATGGAACAGCCAAAAAGATTTGCACCGTGGATTCACCTAAGGTTGAGAATGCAGAGGTTCTGGTCGAGAACTCAACTGGGTCGAAAGAAATGGTGCAACATGATAGCAGCAGTGACAGAGGCCGAGTTGTCACGTTCTTCCGCAGATCCTCTTTGAGAAAGCAACGGTCTAGATGTAATCAAATTGAGGCTACAACCACCTGGGGAACTCTACCTGCTCAGGTCATGGAAAACCGTGAACTGTCAAATGTTTACTCTTGTTCTGAAAGTTCTCCATGTTCACAAGGTAATGCGACTGAATTTGAAGCAAACCTATCGAGCATGACTCGGGAAGAGGCCCATAATGGCTTTGACTCCCATTTTGCTCCCGAAGACAGCAAAAACTCACAAAACAGAAGTGATGGTGAGATTATTGTGACAGGGAGTGTTGAGAATGCTACAGATAAATTAAAATTATTGACCGAGGAATCCTTGTTAACAAGACAGGATTCCAAAGTTGCAGATGCTTCAGATGTTTCTGTTTGTAAAGTGAACCTTGAGACGGTTGATGTGCCAttgatgaattctgatttgaaaGATGAAAAACTATGCAAAATAGTTGGAGCTCCTACTCAAGCTGCAAATGATAGGCTTCTCAAGTATACATTCCGGCGGAAGCGCAAGAGGGAACCTTTGGGGATCCACAAGGATGAGATTGTCATTGAAAAGAAGAACCCTTCGAAGAGAAGGACAGCGGATAAGAGAACTGCCGTGCTGGAGACACAAAAACCTACCCAAGTGATGGGTTCATCACGAGACAGTCGCCGACTGGTGCAGGTTGCTCGCCAG CTCATTTCTCTTTCTGGGAAAAGATGGTAG
- the LOC131237362 gene encoding uncharacterized protein LOC131237362 isoform X1 has translation MEHGQEEGEEAQKMAALKRAYADIILNTAKEAATRILVSERKSLRFQQELFAAKEEALNMLLRLKQVMDSKIAEVERECLCQKRKVQELEVHLNKAEETVKDLRTELKIVHDELESMKNNLAKPMDEETAKCHCDVRDNACRGKKMYTYDSIMCGLVSRPKLVSTFDSRDTSQNWSSADDCRRMPPFEDATTHTEPSNAASPSKDYCASNPDLPSIIMRSKEPAESYKNGFTQRIHASEQNLLSGKLPPPGQTNDRCESVVGEDGTAKKICTVDSPKVENAEVLVENSTGSKEMVQHDSSSDRGRVVTFFRRSSLRKQRSRCNQIEATTTWGTLPAQVMENRELSNVYSCSESSPCSQGNATEFEANLSSMTREEAHNGFDSHFAPEDSKNSQNRSDGEIIVTGSVENATDKLKLLTEESLLTRQDSKVADASDVSVCKVNLETVDVPLMNSDLKDEKLCKIVGAPTQAANDRLLKYTFRRKRKREPLGIHKDEIVIEKKNPSKRRTADKRTAVLETQKPTQVMGSSRDSRRLVQVARQLISLSGKRW, from the exons ATGGAGCATGgacaggaagaaggagaagaagctcAG AAAATGGCTGCTTTAAAGAGGGCATATGCGGATATTATCCTCAACACAGCAAAAGAGGCAGCAACCCGTATTCTGGTTTCAGAGCGCAAGTCTCTTCGATTCCAGCAAGAACTTTTTGCTGCCAAGGAAGAGGCTCTCAACATGCTCCTACGTCTCAAGCAAGTTATGGATTCCAAG ATTGCTGAGGTGGAAAGGGAATGCTTATGTCAGAAAAGAAAGGTTCAAGAGCTTGAAGTTCACCTCAACAAAGCAGAAGAGACAGTAAAAGACCTCAGAACCGAGCTAAAAATAGTGCATGATGAACTggagagcatgaaaaataacctGGCAAAGCCAATGGACGAAGAAACTGCGAAGTGCCATTGTGATGTCCGCGACAATGCATGCCGGGGGAAGAAAATGTATACTTATGATTCAATCATGTGTGGTCTTGTTTCAAGACCCAAACTTGTGTCAACTTTCGACAGCAGGGATACATCGCAAAATTGGTCAAGTGCAGATGATTGTCGTCGCATGCCTCCTTTTGAAGATGCAACAACACATACTGAACCCTCGAATGCTGCATCACCCTCAAAGGATTATTGTGCTAGCAACCCTGATTTGCCATCCATAATTATGAGAAGCAAAGAACCTGCTGAGTCGTACAAAAATGGATTTACCCAGAGAATTCATGCATCAGAACAGAACCTGCTTTCAGGGAAACTACCTCCTCCTGGGCAAACCAATGATAGATGTGAATCGGTAGTTGGAGAGGATGGAACAGCCAAAAAGATTTGCACCGTGGATTCACCTAAGGTTGAGAATGCAGAGGTTCTGGTCGAGAACTCAACTGGGTCGAAAGAAATGGTGCAACATGATAGCAGCAGTGACAGAGGCCGAGTTGTCACGTTCTTCCGCAGATCCTCTTTGAGAAAGCAACGGTCTAGATGTAATCAAATTGAGGCTACAACCACCTGGGGAACTCTACCTGCTCAGGTCATGGAAAACCGTGAACTGTCAAATGTTTACTCTTGTTCTGAAAGTTCTCCATGTTCACAAGGTAATGCGACTGAATTTGAAGCAAACCTATCGAGCATGACTCGGGAAGAGGCCCATAATGGCTTTGACTCCCATTTTGCTCCCGAAGACAGCAAAAACTCACAAAACAGAAGTGATGGTGAGATTATTGTGACAGGGAGTGTTGAGAATGCTACAGATAAATTAAAATTATTGACCGAGGAATCCTTGTTAACAAGACAGGATTCCAAAGTTGCAGATGCTTCAGATGTTTCTGTTTGTAAAGTGAACCTTGAGACGGTTGATGTGCCAttgatgaattctgatttgaaaGATGAAAAACTATGCAAAATAGTTGGAGCTCCTACTCAAGCTGCAAATGATAGGCTTCTCAAGTATACATTCCGGCGGAAGCGCAAGAGGGAACCTTTGGGGATCCACAAGGATGAGATTGTCATTGAAAAGAAGAACCCTTCGAAGAGAAGGACAGCGGATAAGAGAACTGCCGTGCTGGAGACACAAAAACCTACCCAAGTGATGGGTTCATCACGAGACAGTCGCCGACTGGTGCAGGTTGCTCGCCAG CTCATTTCTCTTTCTGGGAAAAGATGGTAG